The following are from one region of the Corylus avellana chromosome ca1, CavTom2PMs-1.0 genome:
- the LOC132187772 gene encoding GDSL esterase/lipase At4g10955-like translates to MPSKRHIFSLSGPVHLTAVDWTNPHHRRSILASLVQGVYRQERDRLDNRDLAPPWWESFHFRLYRVLTDVDGSIIGAIYEFPASSAPNLPIYVIAFRGIIKKPSTILRDLKSGFQCILNDLHRSSRFQRAMPAVQEIVASAGAANVLLAGHSMGSAIALLVGKKMVKMGYILETFLFNPPFVGLPIDLIKNEKLKQEIRYATTVFKSGLAAIAVEHSDHEPFAALSCWFPQLFVNKDDPFCAEYIGYFRNREDMKQSGAKKIERVAGNSSITSLISEDVHGQVKGEVNRWESEEEEKGEGVTASALISWRRNWVHFVGDALGISLKLLSPFECTAAHHPLLGLFSRPHCDEFPTPLPFSVFGEHAIDSSFRLPSFS, encoded by the exons ATGCCCTCTAAGAGGCACATTTTCAGCCTTTCCGGACCTGTACATCTCACAGCTGTTGACTG GACAAATCCACATCATCGAAGATCCATCCTTGCCAGCTTGGTTCAGGGAGTCTACCGTCAAGAACGCGATCGCCTGGATAATCGAGATCTTGCTCCACCCTGGTGGGAATCCTTCCACTTCCGATTGTATCGTGTCCTCACAGATGTTGACGGCTCCATAATCGGCGCCATTTATGAGTTTCCAGCTTCGTCTGCCCCAAACCTACCAATTTACGTCATTGCCTTCCGGGGCATAATCAAGAAACCAAGCACGATATTGCGGGACTTGAAGTCAGGCTTCCAGTGCATCCTTAACGATCTTCACCGGAGCTCCCGCTTTCAACGCGCAATGCCAGCTGTTCAGGAGATAGTTGCTTCTGCCGGAGCTGCAAATGTATTGTTGGCTGGACATTCAATGGGGTCAGCAATTGCATTGCTTGTGGGAAAGAAGATGGTGAAGATGGGTTATATTCTTGAAACATTTCTTTTCAATCCACCATTCGTAGGTCTCCCCATTGACCTGATCAAGAATGAGAAACTGAAGCAAGAGATCCGCTATGCAACCACCGTCTTCAAGTCCGGCCTCGCCGCCATTGCTGTAGAACATTCTGATCATGAGCCTTTTGCTGCGTTATCCTGCTGGTTTCCTCAGCTGTTTGTGAACAAAGATGATCCTTTTTGCGCAGAGTACATTGGTTACTTTCGAAACAGGGAGGATATGAAGCAGAGTGGAGCTAAAAAGATTGAGAGGGTTGCAGGAAATAGTTCCATTACGAGTCTAATCTCAG AGGACGTACACGGACAAGTAAAAGGAGAAGTGAACCGGTGGGAATCAGAGGAAGAGGAGAAAGGTGAAGGTGTTACTGCATCTGCTTTAATATCTTGGCGGAGGAAttgg GTACACTTTGTAGGTGATGCTCTTGGGATTTCACTCAAACTTCTCTCTCCATTTGAGTGCACCGCCGCCCACCATCCGCTACTGGGACTTTTCTCGCGTCCTCACTGCGATGAGTTTCCAACGCCCCTTCCGTTTTCGGTTTTCGGTGAGCACGCAATCGATTCTTCTTTCCGGCTGCCGTCATTCTCTTGA
- the LOC132167263 gene encoding GDSL esterase/lipase At4g10955-like, which yields MDNNHIFSHSGPENLTTVDWTNPHRRRCFIASLVEGVYRLEHDRLGNRHRRHGPDQAHLAPPPWRWWDFFHEPQAHRVLTNPDGSIFGAIYEYKYPPSFPNPNIPRYVIAFRGVMRKLPTILPELLSVVRCMLNELKRSSRFHRAMDAVQRMVDIAGAGNVWLAGHSLGSALALLVGKKMVMEKGVLLETYLFNPPFIGLPIELIIKDEKLKRVVRTGFAFGKAGLARVVGGHRQHSHEAFAELSDWSPHLFVNQGDPICAEYIGYFGNRKFMKQIGAENIENTAGMSSITSLVSSAVAGGDSEASHLLPSAFLTVNKGSTPDNFEGAHAIDQWWDPNCRCEPVLYNKYQNHIHPMAPYLPNNFIDTQCMPYQNHLHPTVQDWPNNFTNPPGMLYQNCLSVQYWPNNFTNPPGMLYQYQPPY from the exons ATGGACAACAACCATATTTTCAGCCATTCTGGGCCTGAAAATCTGACAACTGTTGACTG GACAAACCCACATCGCAGAAGATGTTTCATTGCCAGCTTGGTTGAGGGAGTGTACCGTCTAGAACACGATCGCCTGGGGAACCGCCATCGCCGCCATGGACCTGATCAAGCTCATCTTGCTCCACCACCCTGGAGATGGTGGGACTTCTTCCATGAACCTCAAGCTCATCGTGTTCTCACAAATCCTGACGGCTCCATATTCGGTGCCATTTATGAGTACAAGTATCCACCTTCTTTCCCAAACCCAAACATACCAAGATATGTCATTGCCTTTCGGGGGGTAATGAGGAAACTACCCACGATATTACCGGAACTCTTGTCAGTAGTCCGGTGCATGCTTAACGAACTTAAACGGAGCTCCCGCTTTCATCGTGCAATGGACGCTGTTCAGCGGATGGTTGATATTGCCGGAGCTGGAAATGTGTGGCTGGCCGGACATTCTCTGGGGTCAGCACTTGCATTGCTTgtgggaaagaaaatggtgaTGGAGAAGGGTGTTCTTCTTGAAACATATCTTTTTAATCCACCATTCATAGGTCTCCCCATAGAGCTGATCATCAAAGATGAGAAACTGAAGCGAGTGGTCCGCACTGGATTCGCCTTCGGCAAGGCAGGACTCGCCCGTGTTGTAGGGGGCCATCGCCAGCATTCTCACGAGGCTTTTGCTGAGTTATCTGACTGGTCTCCTCACCTATTCGTGAACCAAGGTGATCCAATTTGTGCAGAGTATATCGGTTACTTTGGAAATAGGAAGTTTATGAAGCAGATTGGGGCTGAAAATATTGAGAACACTGCAGGAATGAGTTCCATTACGAGTCTAGTCTCAAGTGCTGTGGCCGGAGGTGATTCAGAAGCGTCCCACCTTCTTCCCTCTGCATTTCTAACGGTTAATAAGGGTTCAACGCCGGATAACTTCGAGGGAGCTCATGCAATTGATCAGTGGTGGGATCCTAATTGTAGGTGTGAACCCGTGCTGTATAATAAGTATCAGAATCACATCCATCCAATGGCGCCGTATTTGCCCAATAATTTCATTGACACTCAATGCATGCCGTATCAGAATCACCTCCATCCAACAGTGCAGGATTGGCCGAATaatttcactaaccctccagGCATGCTGTATCAAAATTGCCTCTCAGTGCAGTATTGGCCAAATAATTTCACCAACCCTCCAGGCATGCTGTATCAGTATCAACCACCCTATTAA
- the LOC132187261 gene encoding wax ester synthase/diacylglycerol acyltransferase 11-like isoform X2 encodes MGDGEASSGAGGQPLSPAARLFHSPRINCYIIAIMGCKTRINPDVVKAGLEQTLLKHPRFSSKLAVERGKKKWRRTTVNLEDHVIIPDLDPKVDFPDQFLEDYVSNLTRNPMDLSKPLWELHLLNMKTSDAEAVGVFRIHHSMGDGASLVSLLLACTRKTLDPEAVPSTVLVKKRAGSSSTNSGGFWWLFIAVWSGLRLIWNSLVDMLVFVATIVFLKDTKTPIKGSPGVELNTKKFVHRTVSLDDIKLVKNALNMTINDVILGVTQAGLSQYLNRRYGEGNKDVEAKQGKSNIPKNIRLRTAILVNLRPTAGIQDLADMMAKGSKCRWGNLIGYILLPFTIALQDDPLDYVRQAKATIDRKKLSLEAILTFVCAELVLRIFGVKQRAGCCCYNA; translated from the exons ATGGGTGATGGCGAGGCATCGTCCGGCGCCGGCGGGCAGCCGCTAAGTCCAGCGGCTCGGCTGTTTCACTCGCCGCGCATCAACTGTTACATCATCGCCATCATGGGATGCAAGACAAGAATCAATCCCGATGTTGTCAAAGCCGGTTTGGAGCAGACTTTGCTTAAGCATCCTCGGTTCTCCAGCAAGCTG GCTGTTGAGCGAGGGAAGAAAAAATGGAGACGGACCACTGTGAATTTAGAGGATCATGTAATCATTCCGGATTTGGATCCAAAAGTAGATTTTCCAGACCAATTTCTTGAAGATTACGTATCAAATCTTACCAGAAACCCAATGGACCTCTCCAAACCATTGTGGGAACTCCACCTTCTCAACATGAAAACCTCAGATGCAGAGGCTGTCGGAGTCTTTAGGATCCACCACTCAATGGGTGACGGCGCATCTCTGGTTTCTCTTCTCCTAGCTTGCACACGAAAAACCTTGGACCCGGAGGCAGTACCTAGTACTGTTCTGGTTAAAAAAAGAGCAGGTTCAAGTTCAACTAATTCCGGCGGATTTTGGTGGTTGTTTATTGCAGTTTGGTCGGGGTTGAGGTTGATTTGGAACAGTTTGGTGGATATGTTGGTGTTTGTGGCAACCATTGTCTTCTTGAAAGATACGAAAACTCCGATCAAAGGTTCACCGGGGGTTGAGCTGAATACCAAAAAGTTTGTCCATCGGACGGTCAGCTTGGATGACATAAAGCTCGTTAAGAACGCACTCAACATG ACCATAAACGATGTTATTCTGGGAGTAACTCAAGCTGGCCTCTCACAATATCTCAACCGTAGATACG GTGAGGGTAACAAAGACGTAGAAGCAAAGCAGGGGAAAAGTAACATTCCAAAAAATATCCGCCTTAGGACAGCCATTCTCGTCAATCTAAGACCAACTGCAGGAATCcag GATTTGGCTGATATGATGGCTAAGGGATCGAAGTGTAGGTGGGGCAATCTGATTGGATATATCCTCCTCCCCTTCACCATTGCTTTACAGGACGACCCATTGGATTATGTTCGGCAAGCTAAGGCCACCATTGATAGAAAAAAGCTTTCACTCGAAGCAATACTCACATTTGTGTGTGCTGAGTTAGTACTTAGAATATTTGGAGTTAAG CAACGTGCAGGTTGCTGCTGCTATAACGCATAG
- the LOC132187261 gene encoding wax ester synthase/diacylglycerol acyltransferase 11-like isoform X1, translated as MGDGEASSGAGGQPLSPAARLFHSPRINCYIIAIMGCKTRINPDVVKAGLEQTLLKHPRFSSKLAVERGKKKWRRTTVNLEDHVIIPDLDPKVDFPDQFLEDYVSNLTRNPMDLSKPLWELHLLNMKTSDAEAVGVFRIHHSMGDGASLVSLLLACTRKTLDPEAVPSTVLVKKRAGSSSTNSGGFWWLFIAVWSGLRLIWNSLVDMLVFVATIVFLKDTKTPIKGSPGVELNTKKFVHRTVSLDDIKLVKNALNMTINDVILGVTQAGLSQYLNRRYGEGNKDVEAKQGKSNIPKNIRLRTAILVNLRPTAGIQDLADMMAKGSKCRWGNLIGYILLPFTIALQDDPLDYVRQAKATIDRKKLSLEAILTFVCAELVLRIFGVKVAAAITHRILFNTTLAVSSLIGPLEEISFYGHPMAYLAPSVYGHPQALTIHFQHYSEKMTIALAVDPNVIPDPHQLCDDLQESLKLIKDAVLKEGLIKDVV; from the exons ATGGGTGATGGCGAGGCATCGTCCGGCGCCGGCGGGCAGCCGCTAAGTCCAGCGGCTCGGCTGTTTCACTCGCCGCGCATCAACTGTTACATCATCGCCATCATGGGATGCAAGACAAGAATCAATCCCGATGTTGTCAAAGCCGGTTTGGAGCAGACTTTGCTTAAGCATCCTCGGTTCTCCAGCAAGCTG GCTGTTGAGCGAGGGAAGAAAAAATGGAGACGGACCACTGTGAATTTAGAGGATCATGTAATCATTCCGGATTTGGATCCAAAAGTAGATTTTCCAGACCAATTTCTTGAAGATTACGTATCAAATCTTACCAGAAACCCAATGGACCTCTCCAAACCATTGTGGGAACTCCACCTTCTCAACATGAAAACCTCAGATGCAGAGGCTGTCGGAGTCTTTAGGATCCACCACTCAATGGGTGACGGCGCATCTCTGGTTTCTCTTCTCCTAGCTTGCACACGAAAAACCTTGGACCCGGAGGCAGTACCTAGTACTGTTCTGGTTAAAAAAAGAGCAGGTTCAAGTTCAACTAATTCCGGCGGATTTTGGTGGTTGTTTATTGCAGTTTGGTCGGGGTTGAGGTTGATTTGGAACAGTTTGGTGGATATGTTGGTGTTTGTGGCAACCATTGTCTTCTTGAAAGATACGAAAACTCCGATCAAAGGTTCACCGGGGGTTGAGCTGAATACCAAAAAGTTTGTCCATCGGACGGTCAGCTTGGATGACATAAAGCTCGTTAAGAACGCACTCAACATG ACCATAAACGATGTTATTCTGGGAGTAACTCAAGCTGGCCTCTCACAATATCTCAACCGTAGATACG GTGAGGGTAACAAAGACGTAGAAGCAAAGCAGGGGAAAAGTAACATTCCAAAAAATATCCGCCTTAGGACAGCCATTCTCGTCAATCTAAGACCAACTGCAGGAATCcag GATTTGGCTGATATGATGGCTAAGGGATCGAAGTGTAGGTGGGGCAATCTGATTGGATATATCCTCCTCCCCTTCACCATTGCTTTACAGGACGACCCATTGGATTATGTTCGGCAAGCTAAGGCCACCATTGATAGAAAAAAGCTTTCACTCGAAGCAATACTCACATTTGTGTGTGCTGAGTTAGTACTTAGAATATTTGGAGTTAAG GTTGCTGCTGCTATAACGCATAGAATTCTCTTCAACACTACATTGGCCGTCTCCAGCTTGATTGGTCCGCTTGAAGAAATTAGCTTTTATGGCCATCCAATGGCTTACCTTGCTCCAAGTGTTTATGGGCACCCGCAA GCACTGACTATCCATTTCCAACATTACTCTGAAAAAATGACCATTGCTCTGGCAGTCGACCCAAATGTGATCCCTGATCCTCACCAGCTCTGCGATGATCTACAGGAATCCCTGAAACTCATCAAAGATGCAGTTCTAAAAGAGGGACTCATCAAGGATGTTGTCTGA
- the LOC132187273 gene encoding protein BOBBER 1-like, whose product MAIISDFQEEQDNAKPSSSSARTASFSANLDPSRPLGFLEKVFEFLGEESDFLERDTAAEEIVAVVKVAKEKKKVKKAEAEEKAAMEVEKKEKAMEVEKKKKAMEVEEKVEAMEVEKTEEGKSGLRVPNAGNGLDLDNYSWTQTLQEVTLNVPVPTGTKGRFVVCDIKKNHLKVGLKGQPPIIEGELYRPIKPDDCYWSIEDQNSISILLTKHDQMEWWKSVVKGDPEVDTQKVEPESSKLSDLDAETRQTVEKMMFDQRQKSMGRPTSDEMQKQEILKKFMAEHPEMDFSNAKIA is encoded by the exons ATGGCGATAATCTCCGACTTCCAAGAAGAACAAGACAACGCTAAGCCATCGTCGTCTTCGGCGAGGACGGCATCGTTTAGTGCGAACTTGGATCCGTCGAGGCCGCTAgggtttttggagaaagttttcGAGTTTCTCGGCGAGGAGAGCGACTTCCTGGAGAGGGATACGGCGGCGGAGGAGATCGTCGCAGTGGTGAAGGTGgcgaaggagaagaagaaggtcAAGAAGGCGGAGGCGGAGGAGAAGGCGGCGATGGAGgtggagaagaaggaaaaggcGATGGAGgtcgagaagaagaaaaaggcgATGGAGGTGGAGGAGAAGGTGGAGGCGATGGAGGTGGAGAAGACGGAGGAGGGGAAGAGTGGTTTAAGAG TTCCAAATGCAGGCAATGGACTTGATCTGGACAATTACTCATGGACACAGACGCTGCAAGAGGTCACTTTAAATGTTCCGGTGCCTACTGGAACTAAAGGAAGATTTGTTGTATGTGATATAAAGAAGAACCATCTCAAAGTAGGACTCAAGGGCCAGCCTCCCATAATTGAG GGGGAGCTTTATCGGCCTATCAAGCCTGATGATTGTTATTGGAGCATAG AGGATCAGAATTCAATCTCTATTCTTTTAACCAAGCACGACCAAATGGAGTGGTGGAAATCTGTTGTGAAAGGTGATCCTGAAGTCGATACTCAAAAAGTTGAACCTGAGTCCAGCAAACTATCTGACCTGGATGCAGAGACACGGCAGACTGTTGAAAAGATGATG TTCGATCAGAGGCAGAAGTCTATGGGCCGCCCAACTAGTGATGAGATGCAGAAACAGGAGATTCTGAAGAAATTCATGGCTGAG CATCCGGAGATGGACTTTTCAAATGCAAAGATAGCATAA
- the LOC132167831 gene encoding uncharacterized protein LOC132167831 — translation MYADTEILCPYFQNFYQEVHQLEEYCKTQKSNASMGNLVHTSTISEYDLGGEGDLFKAPEPIIEEPVVSLDPMTAAISMISCGEDVISTQGLKVAGIESLQSEPLLSDVFYECRKDLFEKAGIEASLSEVLGMKIPLSGTAENQIQENKPLPDVPFQKSISSECLSSMEWMHGAAVKPNFLDFPGMDFGAVYGMRRAFSEGDIKTLGNGMSLIHSPIDRPLIISNCTTEERQEKLSRYRNKKTKRNFGRKIKYACRKALADNQPRIRGRFAKTEESDAKRQLLF, via the exons ATGTATGCAGACACTGAGATTTTGTGCccttattttcaaaatttctatcAGGAAGTTCATCAACTTGAGGAGTACTGTAAAACCCAGAAGTCCAACGCTTCAATG GGCAACCTGGTTCATACATCTACCATATCAGAATATGACCTGGGAGGAGAAGGGGATCTATTCAAAGCTCCAGAACCAATCATTGAAGAACCAGTTGTGAGCCTTGATCCCATGACAGCAGCCATCTCAATGATATCTTGTGGGGAAGATGTTATTTCCACCCAAGGACTCAAGGTTGCAGGCATTGAATCACTCCAAAGTGAGCCGCTTTTGAGTGATGTTTTCTATGAGTGCAGGAAGGATCTCTTTGAAAAAGCAGGAATAGAGGCATCTCTCTCGGAAGTCCTTGGTATGAAGATTCCTCTTTCGGGGACTGCTGaaaaccaaattcaagaaaacaaaccACTTCCTGATGTACCATTTCAGAAAAGTATCAGCTCAGAATGTTTAAGCTCAATGGAGTGGATGCATGGAGCTGCAGTGAAACCAAATTTCCTAGATTTTCCTGGGATGGATTTTGGTGCAGTTTACGGGATGCGGAGAGCATTTAGTGAAGGAGACATTAAG ACTCTTGGTAATGGCATGAGCCTCATCCATTCTCCCATTGATCGCCCATTGATCATCAGCAACTGCACTACTGAAGAACGCCAGGAAAAGCTCTCCAGATACAGGAATAAGAAGACAAAGAGGAACTTCGGcaggaaaatcaag TATGCTTGCAGGAAAGCTCTTGCTGACAATCAACCAAGGATTCGTGGAAGGTTTGCAAAGACTGAAGAATCTGATGCCAAGAGGCAATTACTGTTTTAA